One Pullulanibacillus sp. KACC 23026 DNA segment encodes these proteins:
- a CDS encoding superoxide dismutase, giving the protein MTYQLPDLPYAFDALEPHIDAKTMEIHHDKHHATYVANVNKALEGHDELASKSVEELVSNLDAVPESIRTAVRNNGGGHANHSFFWQILSPNGGGAPTGEIAKAIDAKFGSFDAFKEQFAAAAAGRFGSGWAWLVVNNGELEITSTPNQDSPLSEGKTPVLGLDVWEHAYYLNYQNRRPEYIGAFFNVINWDEVNKRYAAAK; this is encoded by the coding sequence ATGACTTACCAATTACCAGATCTTCCTTACGCATTTGATGCGCTAGAACCACACATCGATGCTAAAACAATGGAAATTCACCATGACAAGCATCATGCAACCTACGTGGCTAACGTCAACAAGGCGCTTGAAGGCCATGATGAGCTTGCAAGTAAATCCGTTGAGGAGCTTGTAAGCAATTTGGATGCTGTTCCTGAAAGCATCCGTACTGCTGTTCGCAATAACGGCGGTGGACATGCTAATCACAGCTTTTTCTGGCAAATCCTTAGCCCAAATGGCGGCGGTGCTCCAACAGGAGAGATTGCTAAGGCAATCGATGCTAAGTTTGGCAGCTTTGATGCATTTAAGGAACAATTTGCTGCAGCCGCAGCTGGCCGTTTTGGTTCCGGTTGGGCTTGGCTAGTTGTAAACAATGGTGAGCTTGAAATTACAAGCACACCAAACCAAGATAGCCCGCTTTCTGAAGGTAAAACACCAGTTCTAGGTCTTGATGTTTGGGAGCATGCTTACTACCTCAACTATCAAAACCGTCGTCCTGAATACATTGGGGCTTTCTTCAATGTTATTAACTGGGATGAAGTGAACAAGCGCTACGCAGCAGCAAAATAA